Proteins from a single region of Oncorhynchus gorbuscha isolate QuinsamMale2020 ecotype Even-year unplaced genomic scaffold, OgorEven_v1.0 Un_scaffold_1583, whole genome shotgun sequence:
- the LOC124023314 gene encoding gamma-glutamylaminecyclotransferase-like isoform X2, producing MSYIFVYGTLKKGQPNYFRMLPDQGNGKAEFCGHARTVDGYPLVIAGKYNIPYLLNRPGEGHRIQGEVYRVDDTMLSFLDAFEGCPTMYQRTSVQIELEDWKVEGRERSPGSMMEAFFYSTTSYQPAWLKHNFYENYDAYGDHGLVYIDREDRDPLKDL from the coding sequence ATGAGTTATATCTTTGTCTATGGGACTCTGAAGAAGGGTCAGCCCAACTACTTCAGGATGCTGCCGGACCAGGGGAACGGGAAGGCAGAGTTCTGTGGTCACGCCCGCACCGTAGATGGATACCCTCTGGTGATCGCTGGGAAGTACAACATCCCGTACCTGCTGAACCGTCCCGGGGAGGGCCACAGGATCCAAGGGGAGGTGTACAGGGTGGATGACACCATGCTGAGCTTCCTAGACGCCTTCGAGGGCTGCCCCACCATGTACCAACGCACCTCCGTTCAGATAGAGTTGGAGGACtggaaggtggaggggagagagaggagcccaGGCAGCATGATGGAGGCCTTCTTCTACAGCACCACCTCCTACCAGCCTGCCTGGCTCAAACACAACTTCTATGAGAACTACGACGCCTACGGAGACCATGGCTTGGTGTACAtcgacagggaggacagagatcCACTGAAAGATCTGTAG
- the LOC124023314 gene encoding gamma-glutamylaminecyclotransferase-like isoform X1: MRGFRGAALLTSLLIYVPPVQMSYIFVYGTLKKGQPNYFRMLPDQGNGKAEFCGHARTVDGYPLVIAGKYNIPYLLNRPGEGHRIQGEVYRVDDTMLSFLDAFEGCPTMYQRTSVQIELEDWKVEGRERSPGSMMEAFFYSTTSYQPAWLKHNFYENYDAYGDHGLVYIDREDRDPLKDL; this comes from the exons ATGAGAGGCTTTCGAGGAGCTGCTTTACTCACGTCGCTGTTG ATCTACGTCCCTCCGGTCCAGATGAGTTATATCTTTGTCTATGGGACTCTGAAGAAGGGTCAGCCCAACTACTTCAGGATGCTGCCGGACCAGGGGAACGGGAAGGCAGAGTTCTGTGGTCACGCCCGCACCGTAGATGGATACCCTCTGGTGATCGCTGGGAAGTACAACATCCCGTACCTGCTGAACCGTCCCGGGGAGGGCCACAGGATCCAAGGGGAGGTGTACAGGGTGGATGACACCATGCTGAGCTTCCTAGACGCCTTCGAGGGCTGCCCCACCATGTACCAACGCACCTCCGTTCAGATAGAGTTGGAGGACtggaaggtggaggggagagagaggagcccaGGCAGCATGATGGAGGCCTTCTTCTACAGCACCACCTCCTACCAGCCTGCCTGGCTCAAACACAACTTCTATGAGAACTACGACGCCTACGGAGACCATGGCTTGGTGTACAtcgacagggaggacagagatcCACTGAAAGATCTGTAG